One region of Alosa sapidissima isolate fAloSap1 chromosome 1, fAloSap1.pri, whole genome shotgun sequence genomic DNA includes:
- the LOC121724094 gene encoding relaxin-3 receptor 1-like, with the protein MQWNDSSVASAGSGIGLGLLPGAGPGTGVCGVALEEGLELGNLSLRCWLQLLSQEAGEQPGDASASLAVRVVVALVYLVVCALGLVGNLLALYLLRSRHRLKHSAIDCFVMGLAVTDLQFVLMLPFWAVDTALDFRWPFGWVMCKLVSSVTTLNMYASVLFLTAMSVARYCSLASALKMHSPKTAVTEVRWASVGIWVVSLLATLPHAIYSTTAQVSDDELCLVRFPESGRWDPQLLLGLYQTQKVLLGFVFPLVVITCCYLLLLRFLVRRRVASLPLGGAVGVGVSSRVDMQRQRRSRSSRVTRSVMVVVLSFFLCWLPNQALTLWGVLIKFDLVPFTKAFYNAQAYAFPLTVCLAHANSCLNPVLYCLVRREYRAGLKELLLLRLRATPSLRRLANRALALCRGKKVEAEAPPTTATVTRKAGVTPQTPQPLVPQDTPTLAVVKLDNNM; encoded by the exons ATGCAGTGGAACGACAGCTCGGTGGCATCGGCAGGGTCAGGGATCGGTTTGGGCCTGCTGCCCGGAGCAGGGCCTGGGACTGGAGTGTGTGGCGTGGCCCTGGAGGAGGGCCTGGAGCTGGGCAACCTGTCTCTGcgctgctggctgcagctccTCTCCCAGGAGGCGGGCGAGCAGCCGGGCGACGCCAGCGCCAGTCTGGCCGTGCGCGTGGTGGTGGCGCTGGTCTACCTGGTGGTCTGCGCCCTCGGGCTGGTGGGCAACCTCCTGGCGCTCTACCTGCTCCGCTCACGCCATCGCCTCAAGCACTCGGCCATCGACTGCTTTGTCATGGGCCTGGCGGTGACAGACCTGCAGTTTGTGCTCATGCTCCCCTTCTGGGCGGTGGACACGGCGCTGGATTTCCGCTGGCCGTTCGGCTGGGTCATGTGCAAGCTGGTCAGCTCTGTGACGACGCTGAACATGTACGCCAGCGTGCTGTTCCTGACGGCCATGAGCGTGGCCCGCTACTGCTCACTGGCCTCCGCGCTCAAGATGCACTCGCCCAAGACCGCCGTGACAGAGGTGAGGTGGGCCAGCGTGGGCATCTGGGTGGTGTCGCTGCTCGCCACGCTACCACATGCCATCTACTCCACAACCGCACAG GTGTCAGATGATGAGCTGTGCCTGGTGCGCTTCCCTGAGTCTGGCCGATGGGACCCCCAGCTGCTGTTGGGCCTCTACCAGACGCAGAAGGTGCTGCTGGGTTTCGTTTTCCCCCTGGTGGTCATCACCTGCTGCTACCTGCTGCTGCTCCGCTTTCTGGTGCGCCGCCGTGTAGCGAGCCTGCCGCTAGGGGGCGCAGTTGGCGTTGGCGTGTCCTCGAGGGTCGACATGCAGCGTCAGCGACGCAGCCGAAGCTCGCGCGTCACCCGCTCCGTCATGGTGGTGGTGCTGTCCTTCTTCCTTTGCTGGCTGCCCAATCAGGCACTGACACTCTGGGGCGTGCTCATCAAGTTCGACCTGGTGCCCTTCACCAAGGCCTTCTACAACGCCCAGGCCTACGCCTTCCCACTAACCGTGTGCCTGGCGCACGCCAACAGCTGCCTCAACCCCGTGCTCTACTGTCTGGTGCGCCGCGAGTACCGCGCCGGCCTCAAGGAGCTGCTCCTGCTGCGCCTCCGTGCCACGCCCTCCCTGCGCAGGCTGGCCAATCGGGCGCTAGCACTGTGCCGGGGCAAAAAGGTGGAGGCCGAAGCCCCTCCAACCACGGCGACGGTCACAAGGAAAGCGGGCGTGACTCCGCAAACGCCGCAGCCTCTGGTGCCCCAGGACACGCCCACGCTGGCCGTGGTGAAGTTGGATAACAACATGTGA